Proteins encoded in a region of the Haloglomus salinum genome:
- a CDS encoding acyl-CoA synthetase, giving the protein MSQQESQPNLANYEQEYESFEWDRLYAEADWSAPDELNIAHETVDRHAAATPERTALQYVGADGEEETVTFADLAAESNRFANVLDEYVERGDRVFSYMPRVPEHYAALIGTLKTGAVWGSVNERFGPDGIAYRLGDCDAKVVVTTTGNRDTVAEAMEQIPSVEQVIVVDSEEGEASEGDIDYHEAVDAADDEFETVRTSGDDDALLYYTSGTTGPAKGVRHKHRWVAGVAATQQFAVDLEPGEDLYWSTGDLGWLTGPINTLGAWFWGTSLFTYEDEFDPEEWAALLDDYPITVLFSVPTAYRMLREHESVLGGVDLDLRHALSIGEPLSAGVVEWGEETLGVTIHDTYGQTETGNMIINNYPSMELKPGSMGRPLPGVEAAVVDPDTGEVLDPGETGEIAERGDYPCFFAGYWEKPEKTADCFVDGPDGEWYLSGDLGHVDEDGYFWFEGRADDVIISSGYRIGPFEVESALGEHPSVAEGAVVPKPDRQRGTIVKAYIRLAEGTEGTDDLKEDIREHVRNELAAHEYPREIEFVDELPKTVTGKIRRTELRDRTEDPTED; this is encoded by the coding sequence ATGTCACAACAGGAGTCCCAGCCGAACCTTGCGAACTACGAGCAGGAGTACGAGTCGTTCGAGTGGGACCGGCTGTACGCCGAGGCCGACTGGTCCGCACCGGACGAACTGAACATCGCGCACGAGACCGTCGACCGCCACGCAGCGGCGACCCCCGAGCGGACCGCCCTCCAGTACGTCGGTGCCGACGGCGAGGAGGAGACCGTCACCTTCGCCGACCTCGCGGCGGAGTCGAACCGCTTCGCCAACGTCCTCGACGAGTACGTCGAGCGGGGCGACCGCGTGTTCTCGTACATGCCCCGCGTCCCGGAGCACTACGCCGCGCTCATCGGGACGCTGAAGACCGGCGCCGTCTGGGGCAGTGTCAACGAGCGGTTCGGTCCGGACGGTATCGCTTACCGGCTCGGCGACTGCGACGCGAAGGTGGTCGTCACGACGACGGGCAACCGCGACACCGTCGCCGAGGCGATGGAGCAGATCCCGAGCGTCGAGCAGGTCATCGTGGTCGACAGCGAGGAGGGTGAGGCCAGCGAGGGCGATATCGACTACCACGAGGCCGTCGACGCCGCGGACGACGAGTTCGAGACCGTCCGGACCAGCGGTGACGACGACGCGCTCCTCTACTACACCTCGGGCACGACCGGCCCCGCGAAGGGCGTCCGCCACAAGCACCGCTGGGTGGCCGGCGTCGCTGCCACACAGCAGTTCGCCGTCGACCTCGAACCGGGCGAGGACCTCTACTGGTCGACCGGCGACCTCGGATGGCTGACCGGCCCCATCAACACGCTCGGCGCGTGGTTCTGGGGCACCTCGCTGTTCACCTACGAGGACGAGTTCGACCCCGAGGAGTGGGCCGCGCTGCTCGACGACTACCCCATCACCGTCCTGTTCTCGGTCCCCACCGCGTACCGGATGCTCCGCGAGCACGAGTCCGTCCTCGGCGGTGTCGACCTGGACCTTCGCCACGCGCTCTCCATCGGCGAACCGCTCTCGGCGGGCGTCGTGGAGTGGGGTGAGGAGACGCTCGGCGTCACCATCCACGACACCTACGGACAGACCGAGACGGGGAACATGATAATCAACAACTACCCGTCGATGGAGCTGAAGCCCGGCAGCATGGGCCGCCCGCTTCCCGGCGTCGAGGCCGCCGTCGTCGACCCCGACACCGGCGAGGTACTCGACCCGGGCGAGACGGGTGAAATCGCCGAACGGGGCGATTACCCCTGCTTCTTCGCGGGCTACTGGGAGAAGCCCGAGAAGACCGCCGACTGCTTCGTCGACGGCCCGGACGGCGAGTGGTATCTCTCCGGCGACCTCGGCCACGTCGACGAGGACGGCTACTTCTGGTTCGAGGGGCGCGCGGACGACGTCATCATCTCGTCGGGCTACCGCATCGGCCCGTTCGAGGTCGAGTCGGCGCTCGGCGAGCACCCCTCGGTCGCCGAGGGCGCCGTCGTTCCCAAGCCGGACCGCCAGCGCGGGACCATCGTGAAGGCCTACATCCGGCTGGCCGAGGGCACCGAGGGCACCGACGACCTGAAGGAGGACATCCGGGAGCACGTCCGGAACGAACTCGCGGCCCACGAGTACCCCCGCGAGATCGAGTTCGTCGACGAGCTGCCGAAGACGGTCACCGGGAAGATCCGCCGGACCGAGCTCCGCGACCGGACCGAGGACCCGACCGAGGACTGA
- a CDS encoding helicase HerA domain-containing protein: protein MGDEDTEAIRVGETSEGVAADAPAGNNVELPVVELMTGRGFVTGKSGGGKSNTASVVIEKLLDRGLPVMIVDIDGEYYGLKEEYEILHVGADEECDLVVNEEHAGKLSELALEQNVPIILDVSSFLDESDARDLLTAVARNLFAKEKKLKQPFLLVVEEVHEYIPEGGGLDECGRMLIKAAKRGRKHGLGVVGVSQRPADVKKDFITQCDWLVWHRLTWENDTKVVSRILGREYADAIEDMDDGEAFVLTDWSERVRRVQFDRKETFDAGATPGLDDFERPELKSVSSDLVQDLEAISEAEERRESRIQELERKLADRDERIEELEEQLAEAKDLSKMAERFSRAMIEHASGRAFRTDVTVGTQTEMDDWRKQALRGEHVEATRRPANPTDEYLEAEAEARAEVAAEGPTDAGTETDDDPVPDEPQTETTAPPGWPEEADDGANGDAESGSGSAPDGTGNSSAGSTAAEIDAAFEALTGAEEPTGAEEPTGAEEPTGEREGTAEVSREDPATGKTSATESQPGATEPGAESEDGTVGSATGVPGADGGDDGWPEFSADAAESATTTDESSTVETVVEASDPGFEREVVREVKATIRGFDEVTRRMLAHYREQGACDPVDAHVAAGGDGNRTRAYSRNRTLRQADLVAHAGRGRYGCRLAAHLREAHGDRLSEAELAAAIETVEAAFVEGRQCVTGSVAEAETSPEPATTDSPEDEPASAGESAGETGNAGTDVADDVLAPDDDAEFIDAEAVQADEESAVGASTAALDDDLADVPRGTEDVDPDQSVANASGDGGDGSRQFQPPEERTASDGGESDDFPKWPGE from the coding sequence ATGGGCGACGAGGACACCGAAGCGATTCGGGTCGGCGAGACGAGCGAGGGCGTCGCGGCCGACGCGCCAGCCGGGAACAACGTCGAACTCCCGGTCGTGGAGCTGATGACCGGGCGCGGGTTCGTGACCGGGAAGAGCGGAGGAGGTAAGTCGAATACAGCGAGCGTTGTCATCGAGAAACTGCTCGATAGGGGACTACCCGTCATGATTGTCGATATAGATGGCGAATATTATGGCTTGAAGGAAGAATACGAGATTCTCCACGTCGGCGCCGACGAGGAGTGCGACCTCGTGGTCAACGAGGAGCACGCGGGGAAACTGTCCGAACTCGCCCTCGAACAGAACGTCCCCATCATCCTCGACGTCTCCTCGTTCCTCGACGAGTCCGACGCGCGGGACCTGCTGACCGCCGTGGCGCGCAACCTGTTCGCGAAGGAGAAGAAGCTCAAGCAGCCCTTCCTGCTCGTCGTGGAGGAGGTCCACGAGTACATTCCGGAGGGCGGTGGGCTCGACGAGTGCGGGCGGATGCTCATCAAGGCGGCCAAGCGCGGCCGCAAGCACGGGCTGGGGGTGGTCGGCGTCTCCCAGCGCCCGGCCGACGTGAAGAAGGACTTCATCACGCAGTGCGACTGGCTCGTCTGGCACCGCCTCACCTGGGAGAACGACACGAAGGTCGTCAGCCGCATCCTCGGGCGGGAGTACGCCGACGCCATCGAGGACATGGACGACGGCGAGGCGTTCGTCCTCACGGACTGGTCCGAGCGGGTGCGGCGGGTCCAGTTCGACCGCAAGGAGACGTTCGACGCCGGTGCGACCCCCGGGCTCGACGACTTCGAGCGCCCGGAACTCAAGTCCGTCAGCAGCGACCTCGTCCAGGACCTCGAGGCCATCTCGGAGGCCGAGGAGCGCCGCGAGTCCCGCATCCAGGAGCTCGAGCGCAAGCTCGCCGACAGGGACGAGCGAATCGAGGAGCTCGAAGAGCAGCTCGCCGAGGCGAAGGACCTCTCGAAGATGGCCGAGCGGTTCTCGCGGGCGATGATCGAGCACGCCTCCGGCCGCGCCTTCCGGACGGACGTGACCGTCGGCACCCAGACCGAGATGGACGACTGGCGCAAGCAGGCACTCCGGGGCGAGCACGTGGAGGCGACCCGGCGGCCGGCCAACCCGACCGACGAGTACCTCGAGGCCGAGGCGGAGGCACGGGCCGAGGTCGCCGCCGAGGGGCCGACCGACGCCGGAACCGAGACGGACGACGACCCCGTCCCGGACGAACCACAGACGGAGACGACCGCGCCGCCAGGCTGGCCCGAGGAGGCCGACGACGGGGCGAACGGGGACGCGGAATCCGGCTCGGGCAGCGCCCCGGACGGGACCGGGAACTCCTCCGCGGGGAGTACCGCGGCCGAGATCGATGCGGCGTTCGAGGCGCTGACGGGCGCCGAGGAGCCGACGGGCGCCGAGGAGCCGACGGGCGCCGAGGAGCCGACGGGGGAGCGTGAAGGGACGGCCGAGGTCAGTCGCGAGGACCCGGCGACCGGAAAGACATCGGCGACCGAGTCGCAACCAGGGGCGACCGAGCCGGGGGCTGAATCCGAGGACGGGACCGTCGGGTCCGCCACCGGTGTCCCGGGAGCGGACGGCGGTGACGACGGCTGGCCGGAGTTCAGCGCGGACGCCGCGGAGTCAGCTACCACGACAGACGAGTCGTCGACCGTCGAGACCGTCGTCGAGGCCTCCGACCCCGGCTTCGAGCGCGAGGTGGTGCGCGAGGTCAAAGCGACCATCCGCGGGTTCGACGAGGTGACCCGGCGGATGCTGGCCCACTACCGGGAGCAGGGCGCCTGCGACCCGGTCGACGCCCACGTCGCGGCGGGCGGTGACGGCAACCGGACCCGCGCGTACAGCCGGAACCGGACGCTCCGACAGGCCGACCTCGTCGCACACGCGGGCCGGGGACGGTACGGCTGTCGCCTCGCCGCCCACCTCCGAGAGGCTCACGGCGACCGGCTCTCGGAGGCGGAACTCGCGGCGGCCATCGAGACGGTCGAGGCGGCGTTCGTCGAGGGCCGCCAGTGCGTGACAGGGTCGGTGGCCGAGGCCGAGACATCCCCCGAGCCAGCGACGACCGACTCACCCGAGGACGAGCCAGCCTCGGCGGGGGAATCCGCTGGCGAAACAGGCAACGCGGGGACCGACGTGGCCGACGACGTACTCGCGCCGGACGACGACGCGGAGTTCATCGACGCCGAGGCGGTGCAGGCCGACGAGGAGTCGGCAGTCGGTGCGAGCACGGCGGCACTGGACGACGACCTGGCCGACGTGCCTCGGGGCACGGAGGACGTGGACCCCGACCAGAGCGTCGCGAACGCCAGCGGCGACGGTGGCGACGGGAGCCGACAGTTCCAGCCACCCGAGGAGCGAACCGCCTCGGACGGCGGCGAGTCGGACGACTTCCCGAAGTGGCCCGGCGAGTAA
- a CDS encoding enoyl-CoA hydratase/isomerase family protein, translating into MVDADELSNEDLDVSVSDDGLVARATIDRYEDRNSLNDAVIGGLEDTLAAASEDGTRVVVIRGAGGTFCAGGDIKGMASNMGQGPMAYRDGFSGMANLIEAIVDANVLVVAAVEGYCLAGGMGLAAACDVILTSDGATFGTPEVDIGLFPAQALVPIMRTVNEKQALHLLFTGEHIDPEKAYEIGFVTEVVEADHFEEELDDLVDSLANSSPVMIEVGKQSYYNQRDMGFDEALSYMREIISLIAMSDDTEEGINAFLTDSEPDWKGR; encoded by the coding sequence ATGGTAGACGCCGACGAACTGTCGAACGAGGACCTCGACGTCTCCGTCAGCGACGACGGGCTGGTGGCACGGGCCACCATCGACCGGTACGAGGACCGGAACTCACTGAACGACGCCGTCATCGGCGGGCTGGAGGACACCCTCGCGGCGGCCTCCGAGGACGGGACCCGCGTGGTCGTCATCCGCGGTGCCGGTGGCACGTTCTGCGCCGGCGGCGACATCAAGGGGATGGCCTCGAACATGGGTCAGGGGCCGATGGCGTACCGCGACGGCTTCTCCGGGATGGCGAACCTCATCGAGGCCATCGTCGACGCGAACGTCCTCGTCGTGGCGGCCGTCGAGGGCTACTGTCTCGCCGGTGGGATGGGTCTCGCAGCCGCCTGCGACGTCATCCTCACGAGTGACGGCGCGACCTTCGGCACTCCGGAGGTCGACATCGGCCTGTTCCCGGCGCAGGCACTGGTCCCCATCATGCGCACGGTCAACGAGAAGCAGGCGCTGCACCTGCTGTTCACGGGCGAGCACATCGACCCGGAGAAGGCCTACGAGATCGGCTTCGTCACGGAGGTCGTCGAGGCGGACCACTTCGAGGAGGAACTGGACGACCTCGTCGACTCGCTGGCCAACTCCTCGCCCGTCATGATCGAGGTTGGCAAACAGTCCTACTACAACCAGCGCGACATGGGGTTCGACGAAGCGCTCTCGTACATGCGCGAGATTATCTCGCTCATCGCGATGAGCGACGACACCGAGGAGGGCATCAACGCGTTCCTCACCGACAGCGAGCCGGACTGGAAGGGTCGCTGA
- a CDS encoding 3-keto-5-aminohexanoate cleavage protein, with the protein MAIEQESVKGNDPDKAIISASLTGALTTRDQCEAIPYTPEEIAEDAAAARENGAAVAHIHARTENGSPTFDTEVYQQIYDEVRERTDILINFSTGAMHEPVESRTEYIREVQPDIAALNMGSMNYAKYSENRDDFVFDMVFENPFNEIREFLTTMADNGVKPELECFDTGHIGNIRPFVENGELESPVNFSLVMGVLGGIPPTVENLAHQVRQLPDDATWQVIGISREQWQLVSAALAMGGNIRVGLEDNFYLPNGEMSTNPELVAKAAEMTRNVGREPATPAEAADLMELEPPHL; encoded by the coding sequence ATGGCAATCGAGCAGGAATCCGTCAAAGGCAACGACCCGGACAAGGCAATCATCAGCGCGTCGCTCACCGGCGCGCTCACCACGCGCGACCAGTGCGAGGCGATTCCCTACACCCCCGAGGAGATCGCCGAGGACGCCGCCGCCGCCCGCGAGAACGGTGCCGCCGTCGCACATATCCACGCCCGCACCGAGAACGGCTCACCGACGTTCGATACGGAGGTCTACCAGCAGATCTACGACGAGGTGCGCGAGCGGACGGACATCCTCATCAACTTCTCGACGGGCGCGATGCACGAACCAGTCGAGTCCCGCACCGAGTACATCCGCGAGGTCCAGCCCGATATCGCGGCGCTCAACATGGGCTCGATGAACTACGCGAAGTACAGCGAGAACCGCGACGACTTCGTCTTCGACATGGTGTTCGAGAACCCGTTCAACGAGATCCGGGAGTTCCTCACCACCATGGCCGACAACGGTGTCAAGCCGGAACTGGAGTGTTTCGACACGGGGCACATCGGCAACATCCGGCCGTTCGTGGAGAACGGCGAACTGGAGTCGCCCGTCAACTTCTCGCTCGTCATGGGTGTGCTGGGCGGCATCCCGCCGACGGTGGAGAACCTCGCCCACCAGGTCCGGCAGCTCCCCGACGACGCGACCTGGCAGGTCATCGGTATCTCGCGCGAGCAGTGGCAACTGGTGTCGGCGGCGCTCGCGATGGGTGGCAACATCCGTGTCGGACTCGAGGACAACTTCTACTTGCCGAACGGCGAGATGTCCACCAATCCCGAACTCGTCGCGAAGGCCGCCGAGATGACGCGCAACGTCGGGCGCGAACCCGCGACGCCCGCGGAGGCCGCGGACCTGATGGAACTCGAGCCGCCGCACCTGTAG
- a CDS encoding DUF7116 family protein translates to MGVVSTPLLDEARTIFSDLGYEVEKEGEELRAERKWRTVFVTTADPEEAPTHGRLRCFVAESDRAREVRDQLVSLAPDYDWAVVAVDSGDYRILHPNAEALSAP, encoded by the coding sequence ATGGGTGTCGTTAGCACACCACTGCTCGACGAGGCACGGACCATCTTCTCCGACCTCGGCTACGAGGTCGAGAAAGAGGGCGAGGAACTCCGCGCGGAGCGCAAGTGGCGGACGGTCTTCGTGACGACCGCCGACCCGGAGGAGGCGCCGACACACGGCCGTTTGCGCTGTTTCGTGGCCGAGTCGGACCGGGCCAGGGAGGTCCGGGACCAGCTCGTGTCGCTCGCCCCGGACTACGACTGGGCGGTCGTCGCTGTCGACAGCGGGGACTATCGCATCCTCCACCCCAACGCCGAGGCGCTGTCGGCACCGTAG
- a CDS encoding acyl-CoA dehydrogenase family protein, whose amino-acid sequence MQLTDDQQAFKQDLRDYLETEVEPDVDELDRNGPVSRDRMLGYMDDLRELGIGHDPDTVQEYFGDLWRFAIASEEISRVWPSLNVALQMSFPAVFVEHASERTRETMLPRLEDGQCIGCLAVTEPEGGSDTARPNVVAEYDEDEEMYTLRGQKTWVGNGGIADVALVVAEDEQTGVSDMFLVDYEHQPWEAESIQKLGWKGVNNARMDFTGCKVPPENKLMNIVGNAMAEGEEMTDIVPFPESVTDLFARQKPLNATFSFMRTGMAFMAVGIMQAAFEEALEYVDERETFGKPIAGHQLVQEKLYDMNAALVSSRQTARRAAEALEAGAPEARRLTSLAKGYCCERSKDVTDEAIQVFGGEGLKTERRLERYYRDARVMTIPDGTTEIQKLIVGKELTGTAAYK is encoded by the coding sequence ATGCAGTTGACCGACGACCAGCAGGCCTTCAAGCAGGACCTGCGCGACTACCTCGAGACCGAGGTCGAGCCCGACGTCGACGAACTCGACCGGAACGGGCCGGTGAGCCGCGACCGGATGCTCGGCTACATGGACGACCTCCGCGAGCTGGGCATCGGCCACGACCCCGACACCGTCCAGGAGTACTTCGGCGACCTGTGGCGGTTCGCCATCGCCAGCGAGGAGATCTCCCGCGTGTGGCCGTCGCTGAACGTCGCCCTGCAGATGTCGTTCCCGGCCGTGTTCGTCGAGCACGCGTCCGAGCGGACCCGCGAGACGATGCTCCCGCGGCTGGAGGACGGCCAGTGCATCGGCTGTCTCGCCGTCACGGAACCGGAGGGCGGCAGCGACACGGCCCGCCCGAACGTCGTCGCCGAGTACGACGAGGACGAGGAGATGTACACGCTCCGGGGACAGAAGACGTGGGTCGGCAACGGCGGTATCGCCGACGTGGCGCTGGTCGTCGCCGAGGACGAGCAGACCGGCGTCTCGGACATGTTCCTGGTCGACTACGAGCACCAGCCCTGGGAGGCAGAATCCATCCAGAAGCTCGGCTGGAAGGGCGTCAACAACGCCCGGATGGACTTCACCGGCTGCAAGGTCCCGCCCGAGAACAAGCTGATGAACATCGTCGGCAACGCGATGGCCGAGGGCGAGGAGATGACCGACATCGTCCCGTTCCCGGAGAGCGTCACCGACCTGTTCGCCCGGCAGAAGCCGCTGAACGCCACCTTCTCCTTCATGCGGACGGGGATGGCGTTCATGGCCGTCGGCATCATGCAGGCCGCCTTCGAGGAGGCGCTGGAGTACGTCGACGAGCGCGAGACCTTCGGCAAGCCCATCGCCGGCCACCAGCTCGTCCAGGAGAAGCTGTACGACATGAACGCGGCGCTGGTCTCCTCGCGGCAGACCGCCCGACGCGCTGCGGAGGCGCTGGAGGCGGGCGCCCCGGAGGCCCGCCGGCTCACCTCGCTCGCGAAGGGGTACTGCTGTGAACGCTCGAAGGACGTCACCGACGAAGCCATCCAGGTGTTCGGCGGCGAGGGCCTGAAGACCGAGCGTCGGCTCGAACGGTACTACCGCGACGCCCGCGTCATGACCATCCCCGACGGCACCACCGAGATCCAGAAGCTCATCGTCGGCAAGGAGCTGACCGGCACGGCCGCGTACAAGTAA
- a CDS encoding SCP2 sterol-binding domain-containing protein, producing the protein MSEVPFPSQDWFDQYKEAINNDEEYAEAAADWGVGFDGDFLFITEGMPIDDIDMDALPDELREEMDQYVDGDTGYTLVALEGGKCTDARLIEDPDDVEAGFILRADYDVWKDLLRGNIGAIDGMMSGKFELEGDMNKVMQYSQAAATLTDISSGIDCYFVDEKYSA; encoded by the coding sequence ATGAGCGAAGTTCCGTTCCCCAGCCAGGATTGGTTCGACCAGTACAAGGAAGCGATCAACAACGACGAGGAGTACGCCGAGGCGGCGGCCGACTGGGGCGTCGGCTTCGACGGCGACTTCCTCTTCATCACCGAGGGGATGCCCATCGACGATATCGACATGGACGCGCTCCCCGATGAGCTCCGCGAGGAGATGGACCAGTACGTCGACGGTGACACGGGCTACACGCTCGTCGCGCTTGAGGGCGGCAAGTGCACGGACGCTCGACTCATCGAGGACCCCGACGATGTCGAGGCCGGGTTCATCCTGCGCGCGGACTACGACGTCTGGAAGGACCTCCTCCGTGGCAACATCGGCGCCATCGACGGCATGATGTCCGGCAAGTTCGAGCTCGAGGGCGACATGAACAAGGTCATGCAGTACTCGCAGGCCGCCGCGACGCTGACCGACATCTCCTCCGGCATCGACTGCTACTTCGTCGACGAGAAGTACTCGGCGTAA
- a CDS encoding SDR family NAD(P)-dependent oxidoreductase: protein MDFGIEDRVAIVTGGAGRIGSEDCRVLAQEGADVVVLDVAQEKAENVADEINEGEEYRGDALAVECDLTDRDDVGATVEAIEEEMGSTDILINNAGMVDARDKVEDFDDDIWDRDMAVNLTGAYNITREVYPRMKEQEWGRIVNMSSMAGWQGGFGQASYSATKAALIGFAKTLALEGAQHGVTSNAIAPSIVVGALADMDIEMLEQTDEHFARIAKATPMRQLGKEEDVANMIAYLCSEQANYVTGQVVGVTGGIDLFSF, encoded by the coding sequence ATGGACTTCGGAATCGAGGACAGGGTCGCCATCGTCACCGGTGGCGCCGGACGTATCGGAAGCGAGGACTGCCGCGTACTCGCCCAGGAGGGCGCCGACGTGGTCGTGCTCGACGTGGCTCAGGAGAAGGCCGAGAACGTCGCCGACGAGATCAACGAGGGCGAGGAGTACCGCGGCGACGCTCTCGCCGTCGAGTGCGACCTCACCGACCGCGACGATGTCGGGGCGACCGTCGAGGCCATCGAGGAAGAGATGGGGTCGACGGACATCCTCATCAACAACGCCGGGATGGTCGATGCGCGTGACAAGGTCGAGGACTTCGACGACGACATCTGGGACCGCGACATGGCGGTCAATCTCACCGGCGCGTACAACATCACGCGCGAGGTCTACCCCCGCATGAAGGAGCAGGAGTGGGGCCGCATCGTGAACATGTCCTCGATGGCCGGCTGGCAGGGCGGCTTCGGCCAGGCCTCCTACTCCGCGACGAAGGCGGCGCTCATCGGCTTCGCGAAGACGCTCGCGCTCGAGGGCGCCCAGCACGGCGTCACGTCCAATGCCATCGCACCCAGCATCGTCGTCGGTGCGCTCGCGGACATGGACATCGAGATGCTCGAACAGACCGACGAGCACTTCGCCCGTATCGCGAAGGCCACGCCGATGCGCCAGCTCGGCAAGGAGGAGGACGTCGCGAACATGATCGCCTACCTCTGCTCCGAGCAGGCCAACTACGTCACCGGTCAGGTCGTCGGTGTCACGGGCGGTATCGACCTCTTCTCCTTCTAA
- a CDS encoding HAD family hydrolase yields MSDTTRRYDAVFWDIGGVIVELASVREGYAAFLAELADAYDLDPELTRERWETALGEHFRAGDGTEYRTASAGYRVATEAVFEAEGRDPPPESEWRPILDRCSDATLRTEPGAVETIRALDEAGIYQAVISDVDAAEAESMFSALGLDEHFAHVTTSEAVGYKKPDRRMFETALSKAAEHGIDPEQGVMVGDRYGHDIEGASALGLSAIAYGEEAAGKAADHVVADLREIPEIVGIDG; encoded by the coding sequence ATGAGCGACACCACGCGCCGTTACGACGCCGTCTTCTGGGACATCGGCGGCGTCATCGTCGAACTCGCCTCGGTACGAGAGGGGTACGCCGCCTTCCTCGCGGAACTGGCCGACGCGTACGACCTGGACCCGGAGCTGACCCGCGAGCGGTGGGAGACCGCCCTCGGCGAGCACTTCCGGGCCGGGGACGGTACCGAGTATCGGACCGCCAGTGCGGGCTACCGCGTCGCGACCGAGGCCGTCTTCGAGGCCGAGGGTCGCGACCCGCCGCCGGAATCCGAGTGGCGACCCATCCTCGACCGGTGCTCGGACGCGACGCTCCGCACGGAGCCGGGGGCGGTCGAGACCATCCGGGCGCTCGACGAGGCCGGCATCTACCAGGCCGTTATCAGTGACGTGGACGCGGCCGAGGCCGAGTCCATGTTCAGTGCGCTCGGCCTCGACGAGCACTTCGCACACGTCACCACCTCGGAAGCGGTCGGCTACAAGAAGCCGGACCGCCGGATGTTCGAGACGGCGCTGTCGAAGGCCGCCGAGCACGGTATCGACCCCGAGCAGGGCGTGATGGTGGGTGACCGCTACGGCCACGACATCGAGGGGGCGAGCGCGCTCGGACTCTCGGCCATCGCCTACGGCGAGGAAGCGGCCGGCAAGGCAGCCGACCACGTCGTCGCGGACCTCCGGGAGATTCCGGAAATCGTCGGAATCGATGGATAG
- a CDS encoding PQQ-binding-like beta-propeller repeat protein, whose translation MTAPSTLSRRGALAAGGGLLASLAAAGLSPDRVRPEMRLDSTVPTGSWPVRKRDPRRTGYQPEPGPRTGASVRWRFLTPRDPIVSPGVVATPEQVLAVRPSSTFALRPDDGSLVWQTGHRERDPIGRDASTEFVQSGPQLAAGHALTVADVSLYGLDAGTGNGDWAYATNSSFREVLAVGNTVFLGSLVDGTDRLVALSVETGLPYWTAETVAVPLAYAPDDGILLTARQPAGADNGVLQGRDPDTGAVEWTTDRLDLPFLDVTAPAVVDGSVFVANGPVYAFDAADGSELWRAPFDTEDLRGPVTDGDRVYVTNDRGVVALDAATGGERWVADLPDRGFATSAIADDRLYVPVDDGVTALATGDGTRVFDVSFPGGEPSGMAVADGVLYVRNERGVFALEGDR comes from the coding sequence ATGACGGCGCCCTCCACCCTCAGCCGCCGCGGCGCACTCGCGGCGGGGGGCGGGCTCCTCGCCAGCCTCGCCGCGGCGGGACTCTCCCCCGACCGGGTCCGCCCCGAGATGCGGCTCGATTCGACCGTCCCAACCGGGTCGTGGCCGGTCCGCAAGCGCGACCCTCGACGGACCGGGTACCAGCCCGAGCCGGGGCCCCGGACCGGCGCGAGCGTCCGCTGGCGGTTCCTGACGCCCCGCGATCCGATTGTCTCGCCCGGCGTCGTCGCGACGCCCGAGCAGGTACTCGCCGTGCGCCCGTCGTCCACCTTCGCGCTCCGCCCCGACGACGGCTCGCTCGTCTGGCAGACGGGCCACCGCGAGCGCGACCCCATCGGCCGCGACGCGAGCACCGAGTTCGTCCAGTCCGGGCCGCAGCTGGCGGCCGGCCACGCGCTCACCGTCGCCGACGTCTCCCTCTACGGGCTCGATGCCGGGACCGGGAACGGCGACTGGGCGTACGCGACGAACAGCAGTTTCCGGGAGGTACTGGCGGTCGGGAACACCGTCTTCCTCGGCTCGCTGGTCGACGGGACCGACCGGCTCGTCGCGCTGTCGGTCGAGACCGGATTGCCGTACTGGACGGCCGAGACAGTCGCGGTGCCACTGGCGTACGCGCCCGACGACGGGATACTGCTGACGGCCCGGCAGCCCGCAGGGGCCGACAACGGTGTCCTCCAGGGCCGTGACCCGGACACCGGCGCGGTCGAGTGGACCACCGACCGCCTCGACCTGCCGTTCCTCGACGTGACCGCACCCGCAGTGGTGGACGGCAGCGTCTTCGTCGCCAACGGGCCCGTCTACGCCTTCGACGCCGCGGACGGCTCGGAGCTCTGGCGCGCGCCGTTCGACACCGAGGACCTCCGCGGGCCCGTCACCGACGGCGACCGCGTCTACGTCACGAACGACCGGGGGGTCGTCGCCTTGGATGCGGCCACCGGCGGGGAGCGGTGGGTCGCCGACCTGCCGGACCGGGGCTTCGCCACGTCCGCCATCGCGGACGACCGGCTGTACGTCCCCGTGGACGACGGCGTGACGGCGCTCGCGACCGGCGACGGCACGCGGGTGTTCGACGTATCGTTCCCAGGGGGGGAGCCCTCGGGGATGGCCGTCGCCGACGGCGTCCTGTACGTCCGCAACGAACGCGGCGTGTTCGCGCTGGAGGGTGACAGATGA